The following are from one region of the Nostoc cf. commune SO-36 genome:
- a CDS encoding ArsJ-associated glyceraldehyde-3-phosphate dehydrogenase, producing MKIRIGINGFGRIGRLALRAAWGWPELEFVHINEIKGGAVTAAHLLKFDSVHGRWTPEVEAHGDRILIDGTPLSFSEHSQPGEVPWEDLGVDVVLECSGKFRTPATLDPYFKRGVQKVIVAAPVKEEALNIVMGVNDQLYEPEKHHLLTAASCTTNCLAPVVKVIHEGLGIKHGIITTIHDNTNTQTIVDAPHKDLRRARATSLSLIPTTTGSATAIGLIYPELNGKLNGLAVRVPLLNASLTDCVFEVVRPTTVEEINSLLKTASEQAPLKGILGYEERPLVSIDYKDDPRSSIIDALSTMVVNETQVKILAWYDNEWGYANRMVELARKVALNLKN from the coding sequence ATGAAAATTCGGATTGGGATTAATGGATTTGGTAGGATTGGACGGCTGGCTCTGCGTGCTGCCTGGGGTTGGCCAGAATTAGAATTTGTCCATATCAATGAGATTAAAGGCGGGGCAGTAACAGCCGCTCATTTGCTCAAATTTGATTCTGTTCACGGGCGTTGGACACCAGAAGTAGAAGCACACGGCGATCGCATTCTCATTGATGGTACACCTCTGAGTTTTAGCGAACATTCCCAACCTGGTGAAGTCCCTTGGGAAGATTTAGGCGTTGATGTAGTGCTGGAATGCTCCGGCAAGTTTAGGACTCCTGCTACCTTAGATCCGTATTTTAAGCGGGGAGTACAGAAGGTAATTGTGGCTGCTCCGGTGAAGGAAGAAGCCTTGAATATTGTTATGGGAGTTAACGACCAACTTTATGAGCCAGAGAAGCATCATCTGTTAACTGCGGCTTCTTGTACAACTAACTGTTTAGCCCCAGTAGTGAAGGTGATCCATGAAGGTTTGGGGATTAAACATGGAATTATCACCACAATCCATGACAACACCAATACTCAAACCATCGTAGATGCTCCTCATAAGGATCTGCGTCGGGCAAGAGCTACGAGTTTATCTCTGATTCCTACCACTACTGGATCGGCAACTGCGATCGGGTTGATTTATCCCGAACTCAACGGCAAACTCAATGGTTTGGCAGTACGAGTACCACTGCTCAATGCTTCTTTGACAGACTGTGTGTTTGAAGTTGTGCGACCCACAACCGTAGAAGAAATTAACAGCTTGCTAAAAACAGCTTCCGAGCAAGCACCGCTTAAAGGAATTCTGGGATATGAAGAGCGTCCTTTAGTCTCTATCGACTACAAAGACGATCCTCGGTCTTCCATCATTGATGCCCTCTCCACAATGGTGGTAAATGAGACGCAAGTAAAAATCCTGGCTTGGTATGACAACGAATGGGGCTATGCCAACCGAATGGTTGAACTCGCCCGTAAAGTGGCTTTGAATCTGAAGAATTAA
- a CDS encoding precorrin-8X methylmutase, translating to MPDYIRDANEIYRNSFAIIRSEANLDVLPSDVAKVAVRLIHACGMTDIVTDLGYSATAVQSARTALAAGAPILCDCRMVADGVTRRRLSANNQVICTLNEPEVPELAQRMGTTRSAAALELWRSHLEGSVIAIGNAPTALFRLLEMLDEGVPKPAIILGFPVGFVGAAESKAALAADSRNVPFLTLHGRRGGSAIAAAAVNALATEEE from the coding sequence ATGCCCGACTACATCCGAGATGCCAACGAAATTTACCGCAATTCTTTTGCAATCATCCGGTCAGAAGCGAACCTAGATGTGCTGCCGTCAGATGTAGCAAAAGTTGCTGTGCGTCTCATTCATGCCTGTGGAATGACGGATATTGTCACTGACTTGGGATATTCAGCAACAGCAGTACAATCTGCAAGAACAGCATTAGCAGCAGGAGCGCCGATTCTGTGCGATTGCCGAATGGTTGCCGATGGCGTTACCAGACGGCGGTTGTCTGCAAATAATCAAGTTATCTGTACTCTCAATGAGCCAGAAGTGCCAGAACTTGCCCAGCGTATGGGTACTACAAGGTCGGCAGCAGCTTTAGAATTATGGCGATCACACCTTGAAGGATCAGTGATTGCAATCGGTAATGCGCCCACAGCACTATTCCGGCTGTTAGAAATGCTCGATGAAGGAGTGCCTAAACCGGCGATTATCTTAGGCTTTCCAGTGGGGTTTGTTGGTGCAGCCGAATCGAAAGCCGCACTAGCAGCAGACAGCAGGAATGTACCATTTTTAACCTTACACGGTCGGCGCGGTGGAAGTGCGATCGCAGCCGCAGCAGTTAACGCCCTGGCAACGGAGGAAGAATGA
- a CDS encoding phosphatase domain-containing putative toxin, translating into MTTIFSNLRLEAMEQETIQPISENLWWVIPRKLAGVRKPIAEELTELRATGVGAIVSVMDDPSNLDLYQRANIPCLWLPIKGGTTPSQEQLQDLQNFVDNQNNLGNGVAIHCTNGRRRTGTMLASYLICSGSSYNDAIKTIERANPEIELRETQHNFLQELERVKQKI; encoded by the coding sequence ATGACCACAATTTTTAGCAATCTAAGGCTCGAAGCAATGGAGCAAGAAACAATTCAACCGATTTCAGAAAACTTGTGGTGGGTGATTCCAAGGAAACTAGCAGGTGTTCGTAAGCCCATAGCAGAAGAGTTGACAGAGTTACGGGCTACTGGCGTTGGTGCGATCGTCTCTGTTATGGATGACCCCTCTAACTTAGATTTGTATCAACGAGCAAACATTCCTTGTCTTTGGTTGCCAATTAAAGGTGGCACGACACCCAGCCAGGAGCAACTTCAGGATTTACAAAATTTCGTTGACAATCAAAATAACCTTGGCAATGGTGTTGCAATTCATTGCACTAATGGCAGACGGCGAACAGGGACAATGCTAGCTTCTTACTTGATTTGTAGTGGCTCATCTTATAACGATGCAATCAAGACAATTGAGCGTGCAAACCCCGAAATAGAACTGCGAGAAACCCAACATAACTTTTTACAAGAATTAGAGCGAGTTAAACAAAAAATATAG
- the arsB gene encoding ACR3 family arsenite efflux transporter: MSQNSQASTARIQAGSNLSFFEKYLTVWVFLCIFVGIALGRLFPGIAVALDAMSVYQVSIPIAVCLFFMMYPIMVKIDFTQAANAIRAPKPVILTLVVNWLIKPFTMVIFAQFFLGWLFRPLITGTEIISGSEVALANSYIAGTILLGIAPCTAMVLLWGYLSYGNQGHTLIMVAVNSLAMLFLYAPLGRWLLAANDLTVPWQTIVLSVVIYVGFPLVAGMYSRYWIFKYKGTEWFERRFLKYLTPVSITALLLTLVLLFAFKGELIVKNPLHILLIAVPLFIQTNFIFLISYVAALKMNLSYEDAAPAALIGASNHFEVAIATAVMLFGLNSGAALATVVGVLIEVPVMLMLVELCKRTAAWFPREPEKATLQDPRCFDVLK; the protein is encoded by the coding sequence ATGAGTCAGAATTCACAAGCCAGTACAGCCCGGATACAAGCAGGAAGCAATTTAAGTTTTTTTGAAAAATATCTCACCGTTTGGGTATTTTTGTGTATCTTTGTCGGAATTGCACTAGGTAGATTGTTTCCAGGAATAGCGGTAGCTCTTGATGCAATGAGTGTGTATCAAGTGTCTATTCCCATCGCAGTATGTTTGTTTTTCATGATGTATCCCATCATGGTGAAGATTGACTTCACACAAGCAGCAAATGCTATCCGCGCCCCAAAACCTGTTATTCTCACCTTGGTAGTAAACTGGTTAATTAAACCATTCACAATGGTAATATTTGCTCAGTTTTTCTTAGGATGGTTATTTCGTCCTTTGATTACCGGAACTGAGATCATTAGCGGTAGCGAAGTAGCGCTGGCGAATTCTTATATTGCTGGCACTATTTTACTAGGAATTGCTCCTTGTACAGCAATGGTACTGTTGTGGGGATATCTTTCTTACGGCAACCAGGGACACACCTTAATAATGGTGGCAGTAAATTCTCTGGCGATGCTGTTCTTATACGCACCATTGGGTAGATGGTTATTAGCGGCGAATGATTTAACCGTGCCCTGGCAAACTATTGTTTTATCAGTAGTGATTTATGTTGGGTTTCCCCTAGTGGCGGGAATGTACAGCCGTTACTGGATTTTTAAATATAAAGGTACAGAGTGGTTTGAAAGACGATTTTTAAAGTATCTGACTCCAGTTTCGATTACTGCTCTATTGCTAACATTGGTACTGCTATTTGCATTCAAGGGTGAACTAATTGTTAAAAATCCCTTGCATATATTGTTAATTGCCGTACCACTATTTATCCAAACTAATTTCATTTTCTTAATTAGTTATGTAGCAGCATTGAAGATGAATTTATCCTACGAAGATGCCGCACCAGCCGCATTAATTGGAGCAAGTAATCATTTTGAAGTTGCTATTGCCACTGCTGTGATGCTATTTGGTTTAAATTCAGGTGCAGCACTGGCTACAGTGGTAGGGGTTTTAATTGAAGTGCCAGTAATGTTGATGCTGGTTGAGCTTTGTAAACGCACAGCAGCTTGGTTTCCACGGGAACCGGAAAAAGCAACATTGCAAGATCCGCGCTGTTTTGATGTCTTAAAATGA
- the arsH gene encoding arsenical resistance protein ArsH → MTTFDHPPRILFLYGSLRERSYSRLLAEEAARIIEEFGAEVKFFDPRELPIYGSVPDTHPKVQELRQLSLWSEGQVWCSPERHGQITGIMKIQIDWMPLRIGAVRPTQGRTLAVMQVCGGSQSFNAVNTLRVLGRWMRMVTIPNQSSVAKAYQEFNEDGTMKDSPYRDRVVDVMEELYKFSLLLRDKVDYLTDRYSERKEKAAKETIKIASQSLEVLNKTN, encoded by the coding sequence ATGACGACATTTGACCATCCCCCCAGAATTTTGTTTTTGTATGGTTCTCTGCGTGAGCGTTCCTATAGCCGCCTTTTGGCAGAAGAAGCCGCACGCATCATTGAAGAATTTGGCGCAGAGGTAAAGTTTTTCGATCCCCGCGAATTACCGATTTACGGTAGCGTACCTGACACCCACCCAAAGGTGCAGGAGTTGCGCCAATTAAGCCTGTGGTCGGAGGGGCAGGTCTGGTGCAGCCCGGAGCGTCACGGCCAGATCACCGGCATCATGAAGATCCAGATCGACTGGATGCCGCTGAGGATCGGTGCCGTGCGCCCGACGCAAGGGCGAACGCTGGCGGTCATGCAGGTGTGCGGCGGATCGCAGTCGTTCAACGCCGTCAACACGCTGCGCGTTCTTGGGCGCTGGATGCGGATGGTCACGATCCCGAACCAGTCTTCAGTGGCTAAAGCATATCAGGAGTTTAACGAAGACGGGACTATGAAAGATTCGCCCTACCGCGATCGCGTTGTTGATGTGATGGAAGAACTTTACAAGTTTTCCTTGCTATTGCGTGACAAAGTTGATTATCTCACAGACCGCTACAGCGAACGTAAAGAAAAAGCTGCCAAAGAGACAATCAAGATAGCTTCTCAATCTCTGGAAGTCCTTAATAAAACAAATTGA
- a CDS encoding class I SAM-dependent methyltransferase: protein MNEKTVKVIEANLLPKGDYVSSGFSTIQPDSCFPNIMLGNKYDSFWLYLRRDITHNWYVDKRQQGVGFVSRDEAHILYNTALKFRGKKALEIGCWMGWSACHLALGGVELDVIDPMLSEQLFNESVTDSLKWAGVKESVNLMPGFSPEKVEEIANKFQRKWSLIFIDGNHEAPAPLNDTIICEQFAEADALILFHDLASPDVGQGLDYLKEKGWNTMVYHTMQIMGVAWRGNVEPVIHQPDANIDWRLPPHLKDYPVSGSIQTVDKDKFGEILRAIRPYTLLSEAKLFSLYSQAKQVYSYLFWLPKMLVQAIARNKRIKYD, encoded by the coding sequence ATGAATGAAAAAACAGTAAAAGTGATTGAAGCGAATTTATTGCCAAAAGGGGATTATGTTTCATCAGGATTTTCCACGATTCAACCAGATTCGTGTTTCCCTAATATAATGTTGGGAAATAAATATGATTCCTTTTGGTTATACTTGCGGCGAGATATCACTCATAACTGGTACGTGGATAAGCGACAGCAGGGTGTAGGATTTGTTAGCAGAGATGAAGCTCATATTTTATACAATACAGCTTTGAAATTTCGCGGTAAAAAAGCTTTAGAAATAGGTTGCTGGATGGGTTGGTCAGCTTGCCATTTAGCTCTGGGAGGAGTAGAGCTAGATGTAATCGATCCTATGCTATCTGAACAATTATTCAATGAAAGCGTCACAGATTCGTTGAAGTGGGCAGGCGTTAAAGAATCTGTGAATTTAATGCCAGGGTTTAGCCCTGAAAAAGTAGAGGAAATTGCAAATAAATTTCAACGTAAATGGTCATTAATATTTATAGATGGCAATCATGAAGCACCTGCTCCGCTCAACGATACAATTATCTGCGAACAATTTGCAGAAGCAGATGCTTTAATTTTATTTCATGATTTGGCTTCTCCCGATGTCGGTCAAGGTTTAGACTATTTAAAAGAGAAAGGATGGAACACAATGGTGTACCATACTATGCAAATTATGGGAGTTGCATGGCGAGGAAATGTTGAGCCTGTAATACATCAGCCTGATGCTAATATTGACTGGCGCTTACCTCCACATTTAAAAGATTATCCTGTTAGCGGTTCCATTCAAACCGTGGATAAAGATAAATTTGGAGAAATTCTCAGAGCAATTCGTCCATATACTTTATTGAGTGAAGCAAAGCTGTTCTCGCTTTATAGTCAGGCAAAACAAGTATATTCTTATCTTTTTTGGCTGCCAAAAATGTTGGTACAGGCGATCGCTAGAAATAAACGTATTAAGTACGATTAG
- the cobG gene encoding precorrin-3B synthase, which translates to MPTLKMSSRHIYRLLPALHGEGVTSLLSGFATCPGLFYATPAADGILSRIRIPGGIISSQQCRAIADIAEQHGGNYVDVTNRANLQVREIRTGINAEVLKYLQDMGLGSCNSAVDHIRNIMTSPTAGIDPLELIDTRPFVQDWDNYIAAHPALSGLSAKFSVCFDGGGIIRVCDRLNDILFAAVLIDGNVYFRLHLSVGAKGQPPSDMRILLPPEKCLPVLAALADVYLAHSKTTSKRRLRLLELLNTLGCENYLQEVQQRLTFPLLYSDLTPQPPSLLGKGEEFSPLLVGEDLGERLDVKYQHIGIHPQRQKGLFYIGVVLPLGRLESSQMRGLADLATKYGSGTLRLTPWQNLLLTDIPQQWVGDVLQEIAFLGLDSSATNIKSALVACSGKRGCAASATDTKSHALALAKYLETRVTLDCPVNIHFSGCKKSCAQHSKSDITLLGVSIEADNGTVEGYHVYVGDSKEKFGRELYQNVTFAELPALIERMLYVYEIQRLNSNESFGKFANRYAEKLNHRGTENTEK; encoded by the coding sequence ATGCCAACTCTCAAGATGTCCTCAAGACACATTTACCGTCTACTCCCTGCGTTGCACGGGGAAGGAGTTACAAGTTTGCTTTCTGGATTTGCCACTTGTCCTGGCTTGTTTTATGCTACACCCGCCGCCGATGGGATATTATCTCGAATTAGAATACCAGGTGGGATTATTAGTAGTCAGCAGTGCCGTGCGATCGCAGATATAGCAGAACAGCACGGTGGCAACTATGTAGATGTGACTAATCGAGCTAATCTACAAGTCCGCGAAATCCGCACGGGGATAAATGCTGAGGTTCTGAAGTACTTACAAGATATGGGATTGGGTTCTTGCAATAGCGCTGTAGACCACATCCGTAATATTATGACCAGCCCAACTGCTGGTATCGATCCGCTAGAATTAATCGACACCCGCCCTTTTGTCCAAGATTGGGATAATTATATTGCTGCACATCCCGCGCTTTCGGGACTGTCGGCAAAATTCAGCGTTTGCTTTGATGGTGGTGGGATAATTCGCGTGTGCGATCGCTTGAATGATATCCTATTTGCTGCTGTCTTAATTGACGGTAATGTTTATTTCCGCCTCCATCTCAGTGTCGGTGCAAAGGGGCAACCGCCCAGTGATATGAGAATTTTGTTACCACCAGAGAAATGTTTGCCCGTCTTGGCAGCTTTGGCAGATGTCTATTTAGCTCATAGTAAAACGACAAGTAAGCGTCGGCTACGTCTCTTAGAGTTATTAAATACTTTAGGTTGTGAAAATTATCTCCAGGAAGTTCAGCAGCGTCTAACTTTCCCTCTTTTGTATAGTGACCTAACCCCCCAACCCCCTTCCTTATTAGGGAAGGGGGAGGAATTCTCCCCTCTCCTTGTAGGAGAGGATCTGGGGGAGAGGTTAGATGTTAAGTATCAGCATATTGGCATCCATCCCCAACGTCAGAAAGGCTTATTTTACATTGGTGTCGTCTTACCCCTTGGGCGATTGGAGAGTAGCCAGATGAGGGGTTTAGCAGATTTAGCAACGAAATACGGTAGCGGCACTCTTCGATTAACCCCCTGGCAAAATCTGCTGTTAACAGATATTCCTCAGCAATGGGTTGGCGATGTCCTCCAAGAAATTGCTTTCTTAGGATTAGATTCCTCAGCAACTAATATCAAGAGTGCATTAGTTGCTTGTTCTGGAAAAAGGGGTTGCGCCGCTTCTGCCACAGACACTAAAAGTCATGCGTTGGCATTAGCAAAGTATCTTGAAACTCGCGTTACCCTAGATTGTCCAGTTAATATCCACTTTAGCGGCTGCAAAAAATCCTGCGCCCAGCATAGCAAGAGTGATATTACTCTGCTTGGTGTCAGCATTGAGGCTGACAATGGAACTGTGGAAGGCTATCACGTTTATGTTGGTGACAGCAAGGAGAAATTCGGACGTGAACTATATCAAAATGTAACTTTTGCCGAGCTACCGGCATTAATAGAGCGGATGCTATATGTATATGAAATTCAACGTCTAAATTCTAATGAGTCCTTTGGGAAATTTGCTAATCGATATGCAGAAAAATTGAACCACAGAGGCACAGAGAACACGGAGAAATAA
- a CDS encoding molybdenum cofactor biosynthesis protein MoaE, with product MTTLASAVKPRAEDSFSITFAPLSLEEIYTKSDDPANGAVVVMSGMVRNKTDGKPVIALEYQAYEPMALRIFYQIAADIRLSMSDVNRVAIYHRIGRLRVGEISVLVAVGCPHRREAFEACQYAIDTLKHNAPIWKKEHWADGSSSWVSIGACETSKENC from the coding sequence ATGACTACACTTGCATCTGCTGTTAAACCAAGAGCCGAAGATAGTTTTAGCATTACCTTTGCACCATTATCTCTTGAAGAAATCTACACCAAGTCGGATGATCCAGCCAATGGTGCTGTAGTTGTAATGAGTGGCATGGTTCGCAATAAAACCGATGGTAAACCTGTGATTGCTCTAGAGTATCAAGCTTATGAACCAATGGCATTGCGGATATTTTATCAAATCGCTGCTGATATTCGCTTATCTATGTCTGATGTGAATCGAGTAGCGATTTATCATCGCATTGGACGTTTGCGAGTTGGGGAAATCAGCGTTTTAGTCGCTGTGGGTTGTCCTCATCGGCGTGAGGCGTTTGAAGCTTGCCAATATGCTATTGATACACTCAAACACAATGCCCCTATATGGAAGAAAGAACATTGGGCAGATGGTTCTAGCAGTTGGGTGAGTATTGGTGCTTGTGAAACATCAAAAGAAAATTGTTAA
- a CDS encoding ArsR/SmtB family transcription factor, producing the protein MVSNSTFTPDTIAAGFHALSDPLRIQVLELLRSQELCVCDLCDHLGTTQSKLSFHLKTLKEAGLVRARQEGRWIYYSLNLPQFVALEQYLAEFRRFSPILAIRPPCET; encoded by the coding sequence ATGGTTTCTAATAGCACCTTCACTCCTGATACGATCGCTGCGGGCTTTCATGCCCTATCTGACCCCCTACGAATTCAGGTCTTAGAACTCCTACGCTCTCAAGAACTATGCGTGTGCGACCTATGCGACCACCTGGGAACTACTCAGTCCAAACTGTCTTTTCACCTCAAAACCCTGAAAGAAGCGGGTTTAGTTCGCGCTCGTCAAGAAGGGCGCTGGATTTACTACAGCCTGAATTTGCCGCAGTTTGTTGCCTTAGAGCAGTATCTAGCAGAATTCCGCCGCTTTAGCCCCATATTGGCTATTCGTCCCCCCTGCGAGACTTAA
- a CDS encoding precorrin-2 C(20)-methyltransferase yields MKPKGRLYGIGVGPGDPELLTLKALRLLRAAPVVAYQSATDKESIARAIVAQYLPGNQIEVLFHLPRALEPEKAKSIYDKEIEPIADHLAAGRDVVVLCEGDPFFYGSFMYVFTRLCDQYETEVVPGVSSLMACPVALGVPFTYYTDILTVLPAPLPAEELTTHLLMTDAAAIMKLGRHFTKVRDILHKLGLASRARYIERASTSQQRIIPLDEVDPDKVPYFSMILIPTKNRL; encoded by the coding sequence ATGAAACCCAAAGGTCGTCTTTATGGAATTGGTGTCGGCCCAGGCGATCCAGAACTATTAACCCTAAAGGCGCTGCGGCTATTACGTGCCGCTCCTGTGGTAGCTTATCAATCAGCCACAGATAAAGAAAGTATTGCTAGAGCGATCGTGGCGCAGTATCTACCTGGTAATCAAATCGAGGTATTATTTCATCTCCCCCGCGCTTTGGAACCAGAAAAAGCCAAGTCTATTTATGATAAGGAAATTGAACCAATCGCTGACCATTTAGCGGCGGGTCGAGATGTCGTAGTGCTATGCGAGGGTGATCCATTTTTCTATGGTTCATTCATGTACGTGTTCACGCGGTTATGTGACCAGTATGAAACAGAAGTTGTCCCCGGAGTTTCTTCGCTGATGGCTTGTCCGGTAGCATTGGGTGTACCTTTCACCTATTACACCGATATTCTCACAGTCTTACCCGCGCCATTACCAGCAGAAGAACTGACTACACATCTGCTGATGACCGATGCAGCAGCAATTATGAAACTAGGTCGTCACTTTACCAAAGTACGAGATATCCTGCATAAATTAGGGCTAGCATCACGGGCAAGATATATTGAGCGGGCATCAACATCACAGCAACGCATCATACCTCTGGATGAAGTTGATCCAGATAAAGTACCCTATTTCTCGATGATTCTGATTCCAACTAAGAATCGGCTATAG
- the arsJ gene encoding organoarsenical effux MFS transporter ArsJ encodes MASTTAHSANFKNYILVTLAYWGFTLTDGALRMLVLLYFNQIGYTPIQIAFLFLFYEVFGVVTNFFGGWIGSQFGLKVTLYSGIGLQIFSLVMLSFLNPNWAQWIAVGYVMVAQAFSGIAKDLTKMSSKSAIRLVVPQDAQSSLFKWVAVLTGSKNALKGVGFFIGSALLAAVGFINSLWIMAGGLSLIMFSGLMLPKGMGKIKKKIKFSQLFSKSEEINILSAARFFLFGSRDVWFVVGLPVFLREILGWSFYQVGGFLACWVIGYGVIQFLAPTLIQRFGSGRPPQSKTIQFWTFILTAVPAAIALALQLGVRADIAIVGGLLIFGVVFAFNSAVHSYLVLAFTDDDKVALNVGFYYMANSGGRLAGTVLSGLIYQFFGLVGCLWTSMFFVLAAALITLKLPDPEPSKAIAWKAGDGD; translated from the coding sequence ATGGCTTCTACTACAGCTCATAGTGCCAATTTCAAGAACTATATCCTAGTCACCCTCGCCTACTGGGGTTTCACCCTCACCGATGGTGCGCTGCGAATGCTGGTGTTGCTATATTTCAACCAAATTGGCTATACACCGATACAAATTGCCTTTCTATTCCTGTTCTACGAAGTCTTCGGAGTTGTCACAAACTTTTTCGGCGGTTGGATTGGTTCCCAGTTTGGATTGAAGGTAACGCTTTATAGCGGTATCGGATTACAGATTTTTTCTTTAGTTATGCTGTCCTTCCTCAATCCAAATTGGGCACAGTGGATTGCAGTCGGTTATGTGATGGTGGCACAGGCATTTTCTGGGATTGCCAAAGACTTAACCAAAATGAGTTCTAAAAGTGCCATTCGGTTGGTAGTACCCCAGGATGCCCAATCATCTTTGTTTAAATGGGTAGCAGTGCTGACGGGTTCTAAAAATGCCCTCAAAGGAGTTGGCTTTTTTATTGGTAGCGCTCTTTTGGCTGCGGTTGGCTTTATCAATTCCCTGTGGATTATGGCAGGGGGACTTTCCCTGATTATGTTTTCTGGATTAATGCTTCCCAAAGGGATGGGCAAAATCAAGAAGAAAATCAAGTTTAGTCAACTGTTTTCTAAGAGTGAAGAGATTAATATTCTTTCTGCTGCTCGATTTTTTCTCTTTGGCTCTAGAGATGTGTGGTTTGTTGTGGGATTGCCAGTATTTTTGCGTGAGATTTTGGGTTGGTCGTTCTATCAGGTTGGTGGATTCTTGGCTTGTTGGGTAATTGGCTATGGCGTTATTCAGTTCTTAGCACCAACGCTGATTCAGCGATTTGGTTCTGGTCGTCCGCCACAATCAAAGACTATCCAATTCTGGACATTTATTCTAACAGCAGTTCCAGCCGCGATCGCTCTTGCTCTCCAATTAGGTGTAAGAGCCGATATTGCGATTGTTGGCGGACTCCTGATTTTTGGCGTTGTGTTTGCCTTCAACTCAGCAGTTCACTCTTATTTAGTGTTGGCCTTTACTGATGATGACAAGGTAGCGCTGAACGTTGGTTTTTACTACATGGCAAACTCTGGTGGTCGATTAGCTGGAACTGTTTTATCAGGTTTGATATATCAGTTTTTCGGGTTAGTGGGCTGTTTGTGGACATCTATGTTTTTTGTACTAGCAGCAGCATTGATTACTCTGAAGCTACCCGATCCCGAACCGAGCAAAGCGATCGCCTGGAAAGCAGGAGATGGAGACTAA